In the Mycoplasma zalophi genome, one interval contains:
- the mip gene encoding Ig-specific serine endopeptidase MIP: MKKTKFKYLLSIIATLSTITPLIAISCAEPVKKDNTNSNTSDKNKNNPTTENNNSDTNNSNGTNSQQTEVPQELKTIANKSFDELFTLNFLNNRQKTDITPETARNRTQEVLEIKLKPAFESQISIRLLDVALEKDANATGRLSFVIEIQSKSSNKKTIKTYPLTGFKTTPMGTSDDGTIQYKPSIQSPDEIQKYNSLNQKERFAKDNEKYMEGLKRQYQNQGVSEVRKDLKYNAEQAKKFNEIAKTIGLDTYENNAYKGLTLPVYNDNGTVEGLSFTGKSNPEVFSDIDFLGRNPYQSIGLARMLPNETYKDIALQTFIGTFSYKDDFKEDIDKVERSKKEVESWTDNDPKLQNYKQQLIDIVEQNRTIYKYDYESRKEKTTEKHDLESLEAEYVKRNKEFDDEIAKINAYTKQTIIKQHDDQIEKYKADAKLDTKFRGGSGTLSILDYEIPEKGKYPTKWFFATNSHVAKLMSSPTFQGFSLTRLDSNVGINTKLKISGFEPLLKTFQFNGQNISQHVTKVYDALDYLNSSPSDFLINELKTKYNGVEEMADFAVIEVDFKTLVEDQTISQSIYKTAEFGKNMSENRNANELAKEVTNDYFNLPNEKKTSFLSTSYLKDYSKIDFPILKDPSKKVDELFALGYPSSKEDFFLRKYEDYKQYESRESYNSLWTNSDYRFYYAQTNGEDGPSNIDEERLKKGNWLSYQIGLRTFTDKPGLNDAFLISPIRGNELYSTYDENKQLKQYINTGLQYMLRHYVPIGGSSGSSVRNQDYKIVGYHSTIIPVAKTDFVVALRSEGYDYKTAFGTYNLPQYDLIYGGGKDQKTSYRQALEKLSKQNKLSNTWIFKHGFAENNIPEEFQFKDKQ, from the coding sequence ATGAAAAAAACAAAATTTAAATATTTATTATCAATAATCGCAACTCTATCAACAATAACACCACTTATTGCTATAAGTTGTGCAGAACCAGTTAAAAAAGATAATACTAATTCAAATACATCAGATAAAAACAAAAATAACCCTACAACTGAAAATAACAATTCTGATACAAATAATTCAAACGGAACAAATTCTCAACAAACAGAAGTTCCTCAAGAATTAAAAACAATAGCTAATAAATCATTTGATGAATTATTTACTTTAAATTTTTTAAATAATCGTCAAAAAACTGATATAACACCTGAAACTGCAAGAAATAGAACTCAAGAAGTTTTAGAAATTAAACTTAAACCTGCTTTTGAATCTCAAATTTCTATTAGATTATTAGATGTAGCTTTAGAAAAAGATGCTAATGCAACTGGTAGATTAAGTTTTGTAATAGAAATTCAATCAAAATCTTCAAATAAAAAAACTATCAAAACATATCCACTTACAGGATTTAAAACAACTCCTATGGGTACTTCTGATGATGGAACAATTCAATATAAACCTTCAATTCAAAGTCCAGACGAAATACAAAAATATAATTCACTAAATCAAAAAGAAAGATTTGCAAAAGATAATGAAAAATACATGGAAGGTCTAAAAAGACAATATCAAAATCAAGGTGTTTCAGAGGTTAGAAAAGATTTAAAATATAATGCAGAACAAGCTAAAAAATTCAATGAAATTGCAAAAACAATTGGTTTAGATACATATGAAAACAACGCCTACAAAGGTTTAACATTACCAGTTTATAATGATAATGGAACAGTTGAAGGACTTTCATTTACTGGAAAATCTAATCCAGAAGTATTTTCTGATATTGATTTTTTAGGAAGAAATCCATATCAATCAATTGGATTAGCTAGAATGCTACCAAATGAAACATATAAAGATATTGCTCTACAAACATTTATAGGAACATTTTCATATAAAGATGATTTCAAAGAAGATATTGATAAAGTCGAACGTTCTAAAAAAGAAGTTGAATCTTGAACAGATAATGATCCTAAGTTACAAAATTATAAACAACAATTAATAGATATAGTTGAACAAAATAGAACAATATATAAATATGACTATGAATCAAGAAAAGAAAAAACAACTGAAAAACACGATCTTGAATCACTAGAAGCTGAATATGTAAAAAGAAATAAAGAATTTGATGATGAAATTGCTAAAATAAATGCTTATACAAAACAAACAATTATAAAACAACATGATGATCAAATTGAAAAATATAAGGCAGACGCTAAATTAGACACAAAATTCCGTGGTGGATCAGGAACTTTATCAATACTTGACTATGAAATTCCAGAAAAAGGTAAATATCCAACTAAATGATTTTTTGCAACTAATTCACACGTTGCAAAATTAATGTCAAGTCCAACATTCCAAGGATTTTCACTAACTAGATTAGATTCAAATGTAGGAATTAATACTAAGTTAAAAATATCAGGATTTGAACCACTTCTTAAAACATTTCAATTTAATGGTCAAAATATATCACAGCACGTAACAAAAGTATATGATGCACTTGATTATTTAAATTCTTCACCAAGCGACTTTTTAATAAATGAATTAAAAACTAAATATAACGGTGTTGAAGAAATGGCAGATTTCGCTGTTATTGAAGTTGATTTTAAAACTCTTGTTGAAGATCAAACAATAAGCCAATCAATTTACAAAACTGCTGAGTTTGGTAAAAACATGTCAGAAAATAGAAATGCAAATGAATTAGCAAAAGAAGTAACTAATGATTACTTTAATTTACCAAACGAGAAAAAAACAAGTTTCTTATCTACTTCATACTTAAAAGACTATTCAAAAATTGATTTTCCAATTTTAAAAGATCCAAGTAAAAAAGTAGATGAATTATTTGCATTAGGTTATCCTTCATCTAAAGAAGATTTCTTCTTAAGAAAATATGAAGATTATAAACAATATGAATCAAGAGAATCATATAACAGTTTATGAACAAACTCTGATTATCGTTTCTATTATGCACAAACTAATGGGGAAGATGGACCTTCAAATATTGATGAAGAAAGACTTAAAAAAGGAAACTGATTATCATATCAAATAGGGTTACGTACTTTTACTGATAAACCGGGATTAAATGATGCATTCTTAATTTCACCAATTAGAGGAAATGAATTATACTCAACATATGATGAAAATAAACAATTAAAACAATACATAAATACAGGTCTTCAATATATGTTAAGACATTATGTACCAATTGGTGGGTCATCAGGTTCAAGTGTTAGAAATCAAGATTATAAAATAGTAGGATATCACTCAACAATTATCCCCGTTGCAAAAACTGATTTTGTTGTTGCTCTTAGATCTGAAGGATATGATTATAAAACAGCATTTGGAACTTATAATTTACCACAATACGATTTAATTTATGGTGGTGGAAAAGATCAAAAAACATCATATAGACAAGCATTAGAAAAATTATCTAAACAAAATAAGCTATCTAATACTTGAATATTTAAACATGGTTTTGCTGAAAATAATATCCCAGAAGAATTTCAATTTAAGGACAAACAATAG
- a CDS encoding putative immunoglobulin-blocking virulence protein yields the protein MKFFKTKKQKILFVTTGSVFIASIVASFSIYLTNKTHKQVLFYNSQGKAKINFVDGNNVDLANTVPSNSDSNLKKIVEETPPPKPEIPPVIEKIPEPEPEPEKPKPIPKPEEPKPKPEPIPEPPKPEPQPVPEAPKPKPIPKPEPPKPKPETKPKKSQSNSKIVVAGVEVDADITFKPPRKQQSYDVDNNIVNRVPYVNDSTDKLNSITVTKELRTAAINKAIGVGTKEGLASFWFKNIVADALEAYNQKPEEFDLYINNHRNVYSKAFEKWSRLFDSDNVVNFLKEEVKPQYQSMHFKSKDHRYIWLYSNLDWTKFTKLSSNAEAQLKKGYVLDPDNAYIREDGSLDSYSYGQPDRFNSVTSRMSRDNSTKRVFSYNSYWWRSPYDVENGNYPGWTKKDANNDPIFEGLIRSGDGIKTLHMTRDVKTNDPDQINDGYVVEIDAANEAGYSKTLELINKLKAKNANIVSYRIKNMGKNSSAQAFKPILRALPDNILQVELFFSAQATNTSSLIALEDKHIKELSLYTLGNSLQDEWSINPFALRNTAWVNTNDYNVSFDYARNKDIATRITFNTLAFDKEDYLENDHDHLKRINLGLRMAYYTRNNEPIFQGSFGPGLNPDNNEGNNSYATMLDFSRVQQIKSLSGLVFRDVYKPSNKPRKITKVRFFNDKDSYEISEKDLFEAGLENMITPSRAGVPKIAFSNGSLTTKFKIKENDLTPQAISNLVKFKKYVQNENPLFSEIVVINPGNEALKSKLESVGFEVEFEHDYEIS from the coding sequence ATGAAGTTTTTTAAGACAAAAAAACAAAAAATTTTGTTTGTGACTACAGGGTCTGTTTTTATAGCATCAATTGTTGCTTCTTTTTCTATATATTTAACAAATAAAACCCATAAACAAGTATTGTTTTATAACTCTCAAGGTAAAGCAAAAATTAATTTTGTAGATGGAAATAATGTAGACTTAGCAAATACAGTTCCTTCAAATTCAGATTCTAATTTAAAGAAAATTGTTGAAGAAACTCCACCACCAAAACCTGAAATTCCTCCGGTTATTGAAAAAATTCCAGAACCTGAACCAGAGCCAGAGAAACCAAAGCCCATACCAAAACCTGAAGAGCCAAAACCGAAACCCGAACCAATTCCTGAGCCCCCTAAGCCAGAACCACAGCCAGTTCCCGAAGCTCCAAAACCAAAACCCATCCCCAAACCAGAACCACCTAAACCAAAACCTGAAACAAAACCCAAAAAATCACAATCAAATAGTAAAATTGTTGTTGCAGGTGTTGAAGTTGATGCAGATATAACTTTTAAACCTCCAAGAAAACAACAATCATATGATGTGGACAATAACATAGTTAATAGGGTTCCTTATGTTAATGACAGTACAGATAAATTAAATAGTATAACGGTTACTAAGGAATTGCGAACAGCGGCAATAAATAAAGCTATTGGAGTGGGCACAAAAGAAGGTCTTGCATCATTTTGATTTAAAAATATAGTGGCTGATGCTTTAGAGGCATATAATCAAAAACCAGAAGAATTTGATTTATATATTAATAATCATAGAAATGTGTACAGTAAAGCATTTGAAAAATGATCAAGATTATTTGATTCTGATAATGTTGTTAATTTCTTAAAAGAAGAAGTAAAACCTCAATATCAAAGCATGCATTTTAAATCAAAAGATCACAGATATATTTGATTGTATTCAAATTTAGATTGAACTAAATTTACTAAATTATCTTCAAATGCAGAAGCACAGCTTAAAAAAGGTTATGTATTAGATCCAGATAATGCTTACATAAGAGAAGATGGAAGTTTAGATTCATATTCATATGGTCAACCTGATAGATTTAATTCTGTAACTAGTCGTATGTCAAGAGATAATTCAACAAAGAGAGTATTTAGTTACAATTCATACTGATGAAGAAGTCCATATGATGTAGAAAATGGAAATTATCCAGGATGAACAAAAAAAGATGCAAATAATGATCCTATTTTTGAAGGATTAATTCGATCTGGTGATGGAATAAAAACTTTACATATGACAAGAGATGTAAAAACAAATGACCCTGACCAAATAAATGATGGATATGTTGTTGAAATTGATGCTGCAAATGAAGCGGGATATAGCAAAACTCTTGAATTAATTAACAAATTAAAGGCAAAAAATGCAAATATTGTTTCTTATAGAATTAAAAACATGGGTAAAAACTCATCAGCTCAAGCATTTAAACCAATTTTAAGAGCGCTACCTGATAATATTCTTCAAGTTGAACTATTTTTCTCAGCTCAAGCAACAAATACAAGTTCATTAATTGCACTTGAAGATAAACATATCAAAGAATTATCATTATATACATTAGGAAATTCACTTCAAGATGAGTGATCAATTAACCCATTTGCTTTAAGAAATACAGCGTGAGTAAATACAAATGATTACAATGTAAGTTTTGATTATGCTCGTAATAAAGATATTGCAACAAGAATAACATTTAATACCTTAGCATTTGATAAGGAAGATTATTTAGAAAATGATCATGATCATCTAAAACGTATTAATTTAGGTTTAAGAATGGCATATTACACAAGAAATAATGAACCCATTTTCCAAGGTTCATTTGGACCAGGTTTAAACCCTGATAATAATGAAGGAAATAACTCATATGCTACAATGTTAGATTTTAGTAGAGTTCAACAAATAAAAAGTTTAAGTGGTCTTGTGTTTAGAGATGTGTATAAACCATCAAATAAACCAAGAAAAATTACTAAAGTTAGATTCTTTAATGATAAAGATTCATATGAAATTTCAGAAAAAGATCTTTTTGAAGCTGGACTTGAAAATATGATTACACCATCTCGAGCTGGTGTACCAAAAATAGCATTTAGCAATGGATCATTAACTACAAAATTCAAAATAAAAGAAAACGACTTAACTCCACAAGCAATTAGTAATTTAGTTAAATTTAAAAAATATGTTCAAAATGAAAATCCATTATTTTCAGAAATTGTAGTAATAAACCCTGGAAATGAAGCATTAAAATCAAAATTAGAATCAGTTGGATTTGAAGTTGAATTTGAACATGACTATGAAATTTCATAA
- the lysS gene encoding lysine--tRNA ligase yields MTRKLSEQEIIRREKIQNFEKINKRAFELSIPATHTTNQVVSEFNNFSREELENQNKIISINGRIIAKRGPFLVLQDRDNTIQIYVDKKSLDELQQEVLKNLDLGDIIFTEGVVSKTHTEQLMIKAQKIELLTKSLKVLPDKFHGLVDQEERYRHRYVDLIVNKETRNTFILRSKIISAVRKFFDSIGYLDVDTPVLQPILGGAAAKPFITHYNALQSDFYLRIATELPLKKLLVGGLERVYEIGRIFRNEGVDTTHNPEFTSIEFYEAYSNMEGMMLRCEQLFEYLCNELNIEKVTFGGKEISLKGPFKRINMVDAVSEKIGQDLRQLNDTQALELAKQHGIKVEKYFKLGHVINELFELYVEKDLIEPTFVWGHPIEISPLATKLPEDPRFTLRAELFINTKEFANMFTELTDPIDQLERFENQLSEKESGNEEANEIDWDFVEALEYGMPPAGGCGIGIDRLVMLLTENDSIREVLLFPQLKNLQK; encoded by the coding sequence ATGACTAGAAAATTATCTGAACAAGAGATTATAAGACGTGAAAAAATACAAAATTTTGAAAAAATTAACAAAAGAGCTTTTGAATTATCAATTCCCGCTACGCATACAACAAATCAAGTTGTTTCAGAATTTAATAATTTTTCGCGCGAAGAATTGGAAAATCAAAATAAAATAATTTCAATAAATGGAAGAATAATAGCAAAAAGAGGACCTTTTCTTGTTCTTCAAGACCGTGATAATACTATACAAATTTATGTTGACAAAAAATCACTTGATGAATTACAACAAGAAGTGCTTAAAAATTTAGATTTAGGAGATATTATTTTCACAGAGGGCGTTGTTTCAAAAACTCACACTGAACAGTTAATGATAAAAGCACAAAAAATTGAATTATTAACCAAATCACTAAAAGTTTTACCTGATAAATTTCATGGATTAGTTGACCAAGAGGAACGTTATAGACATAGATATGTTGACTTAATTGTGAACAAAGAAACAAGAAATACATTTATTTTACGTTCTAAAATTATTTCAGCAGTAAGAAAATTTTTTGATAGTATTGGATATTTAGATGTTGATACACCAGTTTTACAACCTATTTTAGGAGGAGCGGCTGCTAAACCTTTTATTACTCATTATAACGCATTACAAAGTGATTTTTATTTACGTATTGCAACTGAATTACCACTTAAAAAATTATTAGTAGGTGGATTAGAAAGAGTTTATGAAATAGGACGTATTTTTAGAAATGAAGGTGTTGATACAACACATAACCCTGAATTTACATCAATAGAATTTTATGAAGCTTATTCTAATATGGAAGGTATGATGCTTCGTTGTGAACAACTATTTGAATACTTATGTAATGAATTAAATATTGAAAAAGTAACATTTGGTGGAAAAGAAATTTCACTTAAAGGACCATTTAAAAGAATTAATATGGTTGATGCTGTTAGTGAAAAAATAGGTCAAGATTTAAGACAATTAAATGACACTCAAGCACTTGAATTAGCTAAACAACATGGCATTAAAGTTGAAAAATATTTTAAATTAGGACATGTTATTAATGAATTATTTGAACTATATGTAGAAAAAGATTTAATTGAACCTACATTTGTATGAGGTCACCCAATCGAAATCTCACCGTTAGCAACAAAGTTACCAGAAGATCCTCGCTTTACTCTAAGAGCCGAATTATTTATTAACACAAAAGAATTTGCAAATATGTTTACTGAACTAACTGATCCAATAGATCAATTAGAACGTTTTGAAAATCAATTGTCAGAAAAAGAGTCAGGAAATGAAGAAGCAAACGAAATTGACTGAGATTTTGTTGAAGCATTAGAATATGGAATGCCCCCAGCTGGTGGATGTGGTATTGGAATCGATAGATTAGTTATGCTATTAACTGAAAATGATTCAATTAGAGAAGTACTATTATTCCCACAATTAAAAAATTTACAAAAATAA
- a CDS encoding ABC-F family ATP-binding cassette domain-containing protein gives MLEVQNLSKVFSDKKLFQNVNLKFLEGNTYGIIGANGVGKSTFLRIISGQEEASSGEIIKTKGSRISVLSQDQNAFDEFNVTDVVIMGNDELYKIQVEKNAIYENPESSIEDYERASHLEEKFGEMGGWTAENDAQILLSGLGIDESKWNLPMSKLKAIEKVKVLIAKALFGNPDILIMDEPTNHLDLKSIKWLENFLIEYQYIVIVVSHDSDFLDSICTHTVDIDFNEARLFTGNYSFWKQSSQLILEMQKQTNLKKEEQAAKLKEFIARFSANASKSKQATSRKKALEKIVIDEIKPSSRKYPFIHFDLNRAPGKQILEVNNLTYVNDKGETLFKNVSFVLKNGEKMALIGDDDIAKTKFLEILMGIEKPTSGEVNWGITIKPNYFPNNNAKYFQNDLNIMEWISQWPLENSTQETKDNSDHRMRSYLGRMLFSNDSVFKKVKVTSGGEKARLMFSKLMLEESNFLVFDQPTDHLDSESIDSLIEALEKYQSGIIFTTYNRGLVKAAANVILEIKSNESFLYYGTLDEYEEEMGY, from the coding sequence ATGCTAGAAGTACAAAATTTAAGTAAAGTTTTTAGTGATAAAAAGTTATTTCAAAATGTAAATTTAAAGTTTTTAGAGGGTAATACATACGGAATAATCGGGGCAAATGGGGTTGGAAAATCAACATTTTTAAGAATAATAAGCGGACAAGAAGAAGCAAGTAGCGGGGAAATAATCAAAACAAAAGGCTCAAGAATTTCAGTACTAAGTCAAGATCAAAATGCTTTTGATGAATTTAACGTAACTGACGTAGTTATTATGGGTAATGATGAATTATATAAAATACAAGTAGAAAAAAATGCTATTTATGAAAACCCTGAATCAAGTATAGAAGACTATGAAAGAGCAAGTCATTTAGAAGAAAAATTTGGAGAAATGGGTGGATGAACTGCTGAAAATGATGCACAAATACTTTTATCAGGTTTAGGAATAGATGAATCAAAATGAAATCTTCCAATGTCAAAATTAAAAGCTATTGAAAAAGTTAAAGTATTAATTGCTAAGGCATTATTTGGAAATCCAGATATTTTAATAATGGATGAGCCTACAAACCACCTTGATTTAAAATCAATTAAATGACTTGAAAACTTTTTAATTGAATATCAATATATAGTTATAGTAGTTAGCCATGATAGTGATTTTTTAGACTCAATTTGTACTCATACAGTAGACATTGACTTCAATGAAGCTAGATTATTTACAGGTAATTATAGTTTCTGAAAACAATCAAGCCAATTAATTTTAGAAATGCAAAAACAAACTAACTTAAAAAAAGAAGAACAAGCTGCTAAATTAAAAGAATTTATTGCTCGTTTCAGTGCTAACGCTTCAAAATCAAAACAAGCAACAAGTAGAAAAAAGGCTTTAGAAAAAATTGTAATTGATGAAATTAAACCTTCAAGTAGAAAATATCCTTTTATTCACTTTGATCTAAACAGAGCACCTGGAAAACAAATTTTAGAAGTTAATAATTTAACTTATGTAAATGATAAGGGTGAAACTTTATTTAAAAATGTTTCATTTGTCTTAAAAAATGGCGAAAAAATGGCTTTAATTGGTGATGATGATATTGCTAAAACCAAATTTTTAGAAATTTTAATGGGTATTGAAAAACCAACTTCAGGTGAGGTTAATTGAGGAATTACAATAAAACCAAATTATTTCCCTAATAACAACGCAAAATATTTCCAAAATGATTTAAATATCATGGAATGAATTAGTCAATGACCACTTGAAAATTCTACACAAGAAACAAAAGATAACTCAGACCACAGAATGAGATCTTACTTAGGAAGAATGTTATTTAGTAATGATTCTGTATTTAAAAAAGTAAAAGTCACAAGTGGTGGAGAAAAAGCAAGATTAATGTTTAGTAAATTAATGCTAGAAGAATCTAATTTTTTAGTATTTGATCAACCAACTGATCACCTTGACTCAGAAAGTATTGATTCATTGATTGAAGCACTTGAAAAATATCAATCAGGTATCATTTTTACAACATATAATAGAGGACTTGTTAAAGCTGCAGCTAATGTTATTTTAGAAATTAAATCTAATGAAAGTTTCCTATACTATGGAACATTAGATGAATACGAAGAAGAAATGGGATACTAA
- a CDS encoding SLAC1 family transporter yields the protein MIKSFLKNVPLSLSGVIAGTMGFAMFIVSFIEHYAIKSTQNIAFFLLHFNLFIVASCIIIASLYCFLLITKYIIDKKQFIKDIKNPKTSGSVAIIFLSICIILNAIAWIINHYVSDYSLRSNLLIFPSILLLIVVCLQIIFVFIFLKHIIFKKETIYKEAYGSWFVVLIGLTISSGYSNNFGDHISLYFFQILWLMSFVFFIFVFPWVLYKFLFLGHKDAQDIPSMTIIAGPANILIVGFFTSFDPKRNSIIHNISEKLMFYDTLNLTVTPLNNESFFNTVSPFLIIMAAFSYILYFIIGLKVITLTKYSQFWAPLTFPGIVVASAIFKINNYYFIENSYTYIVLTILMLIIFTTASLITLLVNVKHILLLNKLMKKIKMETYAKKTK from the coding sequence ATGATTAAATCATTTTTAAAAAATGTCCCACTTTCTTTATCGGGTGTAATCGCAGGAACAATGGGTTTTGCGATGTTTATAGTTTCATTTATTGAACATTATGCAATAAAAAGTACACAAAATATTGCGTTTTTTTTACTACACTTCAATTTATTTATAGTTGCATCATGCATAATTATCGCAAGTTTATACTGCTTTTTATTAATTACTAAATACATCATTGACAAAAAACAATTTATAAAAGATATTAAAAATCCAAAAACATCAGGTTCTGTTGCAATAATTTTTTTATCTATTTGCATAATTTTAAATGCCATAGCTTGAATTATTAATCATTATGTAAGCGATTATTCTTTAAGGTCTAATTTACTAATTTTTCCTTCAATTTTATTGCTTATTGTTGTTTGTTTACAAATTATTTTTGTATTTATATTTTTAAAACATATTATTTTCAAAAAAGAGACAATATATAAGGAAGCGTATGGAAGTTGATTTGTTGTTTTAATTGGTTTAACAATTAGTTCTGGTTATTCTAATAATTTTGGCGACCATATTAGCTTATATTTCTTTCAAATATTATGATTGATGAGTTTTGTTTTTTTTATTTTTGTATTTCCCTGAGTGCTATATAAGTTTTTATTTTTAGGACATAAGGATGCTCAAGACATACCTTCAATGACGATTATTGCTGGTCCTGCGAATATTCTTATTGTCGGATTTTTTACTTCATTTGATCCAAAAAGAAATTCAATAATTCACAATATAAGTGAAAAATTAATGTTTTATGATACTTTAAATTTAACCGTTACTCCACTAAATAACGAATCATTCTTTAATACTGTTTCACCATTTTTAATAATAATGGCTGCTTTTAGTTATATATTATATTTTATAATTGGTTTAAAAGTTATAACTCTTACAAAATATAGTCAGTTTTGAGCGCCATTAACATTTCCGGGAATTGTTGTGGCTAGTGCTATTTTTAAGATTAATAATTATTATTTTATTGAAAATTCATATACTTATATAGTGTTGACAATTCTTATGCTTATTATATTTACAACTGCATCATTAATAACACTTTTAGTTAATGTAAAACATATTTTATTACTAAATAAATTAATGAAGAAAATAAAGATGGAGACATATGCAAAAAAGACCAAGTAG
- a CDS encoding C1 family peptidase — protein MIIDNIMLEEFEKRFKSDKEANIIKNTIAKNGIYASSFNNDILSRHNQEFSNEIKTGEITNQKSSGRCWIFASLNMARISAMEKMQVKDLEFSENYFYFFEKIEKANTFFENIIQFGLDLDFNDRLMQIFLSNPISDGGYWEWYISLNKKYGIVPKSVMNETFHSENTAIFEQSLNLVAKKHALKIINAHRQNKDNILQDLKKEALYDIYNICVKALGMPPRTFDFEYRDKDDNFHRETNMTPIEFYNKFVGDELDQKITLVTDPREIYPYGKVIESKYFKTSIEGKTNYTLNVPMEELKRATIRSILDNKSVWFACDVSQFIDRQTGILDSELYDLNNILGSEDTLTKAEKLQLGIVVPNHAMNFIGVDLDNNGNPIKWKVENSWGDKTGKKGIYSMSDKWFEDFNFECVVDKKYVDEKYLKGLEEESILLEAWDPLA, from the coding sequence ATGATAATAGATAATATTATGCTTGAAGAATTTGAAAAACGTTTCAAATCTGACAAAGAAGCAAATATAATAAAAAATACAATAGCTAAAAACGGTATTTATGCTTCATCTTTTAATAATGATATTTTATCAAGACATAATCAAGAATTTTCAAACGAAATAAAAACCGGAGAAATTACTAATCAAAAATCTTCTGGTCGTTGCTGAATTTTTGCATCTTTAAATATGGCAAGAATTAGCGCAATGGAAAAAATGCAAGTAAAAGACTTGGAATTTTCTGAAAATTATTTTTATTTCTTTGAAAAAATTGAAAAAGCTAATACATTTTTTGAAAATATTATTCAATTTGGTTTAGATTTAGATTTTAACGATAGATTAATGCAAATTTTCTTGAGTAATCCAATATCTGATGGGGGATATTGAGAATGATATATTTCTTTAAATAAAAAATATGGAATAGTACCTAAATCTGTAATGAATGAAACATTTCACTCAGAAAATACTGCTATTTTTGAACAAAGTTTAAATTTAGTGGCAAAAAAACATGCATTAAAAATAATAAATGCCCACAGACAAAATAAAGACAATATCTTACAAGATTTAAAAAAAGAAGCTCTTTATGACATTTATAATATTTGTGTAAAAGCTTTAGGTATGCCGCCAAGAACTTTTGATTTTGAATACAGAGATAAAGATGATAATTTCCACCGTGAAACCAACATGACACCTATTGAATTCTATAATAAATTTGTAGGTGATGAATTAGATCAAAAAATAACTTTAGTAACAGACCCACGTGAAATTTATCCTTATGGTAAGGTTATTGAATCAAAATACTTCAAAACTTCAATAGAGGGTAAAACAAACTATACATTAAATGTTCCAATGGAAGAATTAAAAAGAGCAACAATAAGAAGTATTTTAGATAACAAAAGTGTTTGATTTGCTTGTGATGTTTCACAATTTATTGATAGACAAACAGGAATTTTAGATTCTGAATTATATGATTTAAATAATATTTTAGGTTCAGAAGATACTTTAACAAAAGCAGAAAAATTACAATTAGGAATTGTAGTCCCTAACCACGCCATGAATTTCATCGGTGTTGATCTTGACAATAATGGAAATCCTATTAAATGAAAAGTTGAAAACTCTTGAGGGGATAAAACTGGAAAAAAAGGAATTTATAGCATGTCAGATAAATGATTTGAAGACTTTAACTTTGAATGTGTTGTGGATAAAAAATATGTTGATGAAAAATATCTAAAAGGGCTAGAAGAAGAATCTATATTATTAGAAGCTTGAGATCCATTAGCATAA